A portion of the Gossypium arboreum isolate Shixiya-1 chromosome 8, ASM2569848v2, whole genome shotgun sequence genome contains these proteins:
- the LOC108469698 gene encoding DNA polymerase zeta catalytic subunit isoform X2 has protein sequence MLNSQSDSSVFSVRIVSIDHYMAPPIPGFDVCYSSFRGEKVNEVPVIRIYGSTPAGQKTCLHVHRALPYLYVPLADMLPQSTRILQEGDECTHGLALALEKALKLKGGAGSKRQHVHGCSLVRAKKFYGYHSSEELFVKIHLYYPHDVSRAANLLLAGAVLDKILQPHESHIPFILQFLVDYNLYGMGHLHLSGMKFRNPIPDLFHPRKFNCYGQHEQKVDHLTSGSGGFQADSSSDVCLSSPIWISSTIPSEWMWHVPNELDESSVQDICNVKRQSLCELEGDTTIDDILNHQFKIYTSLSQTSTDVKMVQSLIPIWEEEYKRTGMHERVLLSDPDKPLPEDVLKALSLGLGFDNKLMELCSKAENLPCSDLGFEHSVLPSADDGNLVGHTHINSEHNVPQARSCSKEQNQLGSLPQHCKPCEKEMNTALSEDKDVSPVLLSVGEIHSSETLLPSNSKATDTEALGLLRWLATSHAAEDINSDDELVRESILTPLLPATTIDKVLEKASIDYESESQKECQDILDSVEDLIEFEGLKDRTYNSFDQTQVSSGKTIPQLYGSSDDLPLSPSAGSVTNSSKRDIKTDYKKSSQDSDKTLSIKRKRKISLWGSLPLSVTEKGKDNLNSVGFNITEACADEIKEYLGKSFPAENNLGKTSNRLNVNIDANDCNKTEASTLVECSVRDLMRKKRSRHIESADCGFVRSESVHLKGEKETPNFFCPKQLDFHELHDKLDKKAPGSLNHRPSITNVQEELQEAVGFKPTHSDPTDCILPQISGVYNPPQANTGNREQMGKTSTVKLYPEKHDSAISISPCETCNSKKFDLLAASVEPVTPDADTLQSHKEIVSPDERMQQIGTSGSWCLSVSSCKHEVLGMDGYILKDYNASGTSLSTDKLMLMDAMTDKKDLQNEDCGGGPGGQHGPHTGLAVDNEEKPVELVGMSFCRRPPAADWNEGTTENVSHTQTTRYWPPVFIEENYQVASGRALDEILPFFSGDREETESQNNFIENKNSKFQEAALGVPTHYQNDGSFLYLLTPVFSPPSADSVYGWLSCVDKGASKQRNALSAESPPLTGSSECLIALENSLPVNYNEDLIETTSKYHTGPIWEQGHPEKNVVLGSEVKPCCDESTCLSEGKVTKVNSCSNGSQDLSQISGPDGKSMPTPLSKIGFRDPASVGAGQQLTVLSLEVHTESRGDLRPDPRFDAINVIALAIQNDNDYVTEVYVLLYSNTGFCQRSLDGISGFKVFVFDEEKHLFGQFMKVLCSLDPDFLMGWDVQGSSLGFLAERASYLGIGLLNEISRTPSETKIKAEETNISEEGLEDELLLKPLVADNIVTEDAIIEDEWGRTHASGVHVGGRIVLNVWRLMRSEVKLNMYTVEAVAESVLGRKIPSISYKVLTKWFSSGPAQARYRCVEYVVERAKLNLEMMNQLDMINRTSELARVFGIDFFSVLSRGSQFRVESMFLRLAHTQNYLAVSPGNQQVACQPAMECLPLVMEPESGFYADPVVVLDFQSLYPSMIIAYNLCFCTCLGKIASSEVNTLGVSSYAPDPNVLRDLKDQLLLTSNGVMYVPSKVRKGVLPRLLEEILSTRIMVKQAMKNLTPSQKVLQRIFNARQLALKLIANVTYGYTAAGFSGRMPCAELADSIVQCGRGTLEKAISYVHAHEKWKANVIYGDTDSMFVLLKGRTVEESFKIGHEIATAITAMNPYPVTLKMEKVYHPCFLLTKKRYVGYSYESPGQVKPIFDAKGIETVRRDTCGAVAKTLEQSLKLFFEHQDISKVRAYLHRQWTRILSGRVSLQDFVFAKEVRLGTYSTKVSSLPPAAIVAAKAMRADPRAEPRYAERVPYVVIHGEPGARLVDMVVDPLEILAVNSPYRLNDLYYINKQIIPALQRVFGLVGGDLNRWFSEMPRPAREAFGKCGVHALNPQRTRIDYYYLSKHCILCGELVQASTHLCSKCSENKTAVVAAITGRTSKLEREMQHLVAICRHCGGGDWLVESGVKCNSLACSVFYERRKVQKELQGLSAVATDKGFYPKCMVEWF, from the exons ATGTTGAATTCGCAGTCAGATTCGAGCGTTTTCAGCGTTCGAATCGTGTCCATCGATCATTACATGGCACCGCCAATCCCTGGCTTCGATGTTTGCTACAGTAGCTTTCGAG GTGAAAAAGTTAATGAAGTTCCAGTTATTCGAATTTATGGTTCGACACCGGCTGGTCAGAAGACTTGTTTGCATGTTCATAGA GCTTTGCCCTATTTATATGTTCCATTGGCAGATATGTTACCTCAGAGCACTCGTATACTCCAAGAAG GTGATGAATGCACACATGGCTTAGCTCTTGCCTTAGAAAAAGCCTTGAAG CTTAAAGGTGGTGCTGGTTCGAAACGGCAGCATGTCCATGGCTGCAGCCTTGTACGAGCAAAGAAATTTTATGGTTATCATTCATCTGAGGAGCTATTTGTGAAGATTCATCT CTACTATCCACATGATGTCTCTCGTGCTGCCAATCTTCTTTTG GCAGGTGCCGTGCTGGATAAAATCTTACAGCCTCATGAATCGCACATTCCATTTATTCTCCAGTTTCTT GTGGATTACAACTTGTATGGGATGGGTCATCTTCATTTATCAGGGATGAAGTTTCGTAATCCCATACCTGATCTTTTCCATCCAAGAAAATTTAATTGCTATGGTCAACATGAGCAGAAGGTGGATCACTTGACATCAGGTTCTGGTGGTTTCCAG GCAGATTCAAGTTCTGATGTGTGCTTAAGTTCTCCAATTTGGATATCTTCCACAATTCCAAGTGAATGGATGTGGCATGTTCCAAATGAACTTGATGAATCTTCAGTCCAGGACATTTGCAATGTTAAACGTCAAAGTTTATGTGAACTTGAGGGAGATACTACTATAGATG ACATTCTTAACCACcaattcaaaatatatacatCTCTATCACAGACCTCTACCGATGTGAAAATGGTTCAGTCACTTATTCCGATTTGGGAG GAGGAGTATAAAAGGACAGGGATGCATGAGAGAGTTCTACTATCTGACCCTGACAAGCCACTTCCAGAAGATGTTCTAAAAGCTCTCTCACTTGGTCTTGGATTTGACAACAAACTAATGGAATTGTGCAGCAAAGCTGAAAATTTGCCTTGCAGTGACTTGGGATTTGAACACTCAGTCCTGCCTTCAGCTGATGATGGAAATTTGGTTGGACATACACATATCAATTCAGAGCATAATGTTCCACAAGCTCGGAGTTGTTCGAAAGAACAAAACCAGCTAGGATCTCTCCCTCAACACTGTAAGCCATGTGAAAAGGAGATGAATACTGCATTATCTGAAGACAAAGATGTATCTCCTGTACTACTGTCTGTTGGTGAAATTCATTCATCGGAAACGCTACTGCCCTCTAACTCAAAG GCTACAGATACAGAAGCTTTGGGGCTTTTGAGGTGGCTTGCCACTTCTCATGCTGCTGAAGATATAAACTCAGATGATGAGCTTGTTCGTGAGTCTATTCTGACTCCTTTGTTACCTGCAACAACCATTGATAAAGTGCTAGAGAAAGCCAGTATAGATTATGAGAGTGAATCACAGAAGGAATGTCAGGATATTCTTGATTCGGTTGAGGATTTAATCGAATTTGAGGGTCTGAAGGATAGAACTTACAATTCTTTTGATCAAACCCAAGTCTCATCAGGCAAAACTATTCCCCAACTATATGGTTCCAGTGATGATCTACCTTTATCACCCTCTGCAGGATCAgttacaaattcatcaaaaagagACATAAAAACTGATTATAAGAAGTCTTCACAGGATAGTGATAAAACATTAAGTATCAAACGCAAAAGGAAAATATCTTTATGGGGCTCTTTACCTCTTTCCGTGACAGAAAAGGGGAAGGATAACTTGAATAGTGTTGGTTTCAACATTACTGAAGCATGTGCAGATGAAATTAAAGAATATTTAGGCAAAAGTTTCCCAGCTGAAAATAATTTGGGGAAAACTTCAAATCGTTTAAATGTAAATATAGATGCCAACGATTGCAATAAAACAGAAGCAAGCACATTAGTTGAATGCTCTGTACGGGATTTGATGAGAAAAAAGCGAAGCCGCCACATTGAGTCTGCTGATTGTGGATTTGTTAGGAGTGAAAGTGTTCATCTGAAGGGGGAAAAGGAAACACCTAATTTCTTTTGCCCAAAACAATTAGATTTTCATGAGTTACATGATAAGCTTGACAAGAAGGCCCCTGGTTCTCTCAACCATAGGCCATCAATTACCAATGTACAAGAAGAACTTCAGGAGGCCGTTGGCTTCAAACCTACCCATTCTGATCCAACAGATTGTATTCTACCCCAGATTTCTGGCGTTTATAATCCACCACAGGCTAACACAGGCAATCGTGAACAAATGGGTAAGACATCAACAGTGAAGCTTTACCCGGAGAAACATGACTCAGCAATTTCTATTAGCCCTTGTGAAACTTGTAACAGTAAAAAGTTTGACCTTCTAGCAGCTTCTGTAGAACCCGTAACTCCTGATGCAGACACTTTACAATCCCATAAGGAGATAGTTTCTCCTGATGAGAGAATGCAGCAAATAGGGACTAGTGGCTCTTGGTGTTTGTCAGTGTCTTCATGTAAGCATGAAGTGCTTGGAATGGATGGTTACATTCTCAAAGATTACAACGCGAGTGGAACTTCCTTATCTACTGACAAACTTATGCTCATGGATGCAATGACTGACAAAAAAGATTTGCAGAATGAAGATTGTGGTGGTGGTCCTGGTGGACAACATGGCCCCCATACTGGTTTGGCTGTTGACAATGAGGAAAAACCTGTGGAGTTAGTTGGCATGAGCTTCTGCAGGAGACCCCCAGCAGCAGATTGGAATGAAGGAACTACTGAAAATGTTTCACATACACAAACTACCAGATATTGGCCTCCAGTTTTTATTGAGGAGAATTATCAAGTAGCATCAG GGAGAGCTTTGGATGAGATTCTCCCTTTTTTTTCAGGGGACAGAGAAGAGACGGAAAGTCAAAACAACTTCATTGAAAATAAGAACTCTAAATTTCAAGAAGCTGCCTTGGGCGTCCCTACTCACTATCAAAATGATGGGTCTTTCTTGTACCTGTTAACACCTGTGTTTTCACCCCCTTCTGCAGATTCTGTGTATGGATGGCTGTCATGTGTTGACAAAG GAGCTTCTAAACAGAGAAATGCACTATCAGCAGAGTCTCCACCTTTAACAG GCTCTTCTGAGTGTCTGATTGCCCTAGAAAACTCTTTGCCTGTTAACTATAATGAGGATTTGATTGAAACCACTTCTAAATATCACACGGGACCAATCTGGGAACAAGGGCATCCAGAGAAGAATGTGGTCCTTGGTTCAGAAGTGAAGCCTTGCTGTGATGAATCAACATGTCTAAGTGAGGGAAAAGTTACGAAAGTTAATTCATGCAGCAATGGCTCACAAGATCTGTCTCAGATTTCAGGTCCAGATGGAAAATCCATGCCCACTCCGCTAAGCAAAATTGGATTTCGAGATCCTGCAAGTGTCGGTGCTGGGCAGCAGCTTACAGTGTTAAGCTTGGAG GTTCACACAGAATCCAGAGGAGATCTACGACCTGATCCTCGATTTGATGCCATTAATGTCATAGCTCTTGCAATTCAGAATGACAATGATTATGTGACTGAAGTTTATGTGCTTTTGTATAGTAACACTGGATTCTGTCAGAG GAGTCTTGATGGAATATCTGGGTTTAAAGTGTTTGTTTTTGATGAGGAGAAGCACTTATTTGGTCAGTTTATGAAGGTTTTATGTTCTCTTGATCCTGATTTTTTAATGGGTTGGGATGTACAAGGTAGTTCTCTTGGTTTTCTAGCTGAAAGAGCTTCATATCTCGGCATAGGATTGCTTAATGAAATATCTAGGACACCATCTGAAACCAAGATAAAAGCTGAAGAAACTAACATATCTGAAGAGGGTTTAGAAGATGAATTGTTGCTTAAGCCATTGGTTGCTGATAATATTGTGACTGAAGATGCAATAATAGAGGATGAATGGGGCCGAACTCATGCAAGTGGTGTCCATGTTGGTGGCAGAATTGTCCTCAATGTCTGGCGGTTAATGCGTAGTGAAGTTAAACTTAATATGTATACAGTTGAAGCTGTAGCCGAATCTGTTTTGGGGCGAAAAATTCCATCGATTTCTTATAAAGTATTGACAAAATGGTTTTCAAGTGGTCCTGCACAGGCAAGGTACAGATGTGTTGAATATGTTGTTGAAAGGGCAAAGTTGAATTTAGAGATGATGAATCAACTTGATATG ATAAATCGAACATCAGAACTTGCTCGTGTTTTTGGCATCGATTTCTTTTCTGTTCTCTCTCGAGGTTCTCAGTTTCGTGTTGAATCCATGTTTCTGAGGTTGGCACATACGCAGAATTATCTTGCTGTTTCTCCTGGAAATCAGCAG GTTGCTTGTCAACCTGCGATGGAGTGTTTGCCTCTTGTGATGGAACCTGAATCTGGCTTCTATGCAGATCCAGTTGTTGTGTTGGACTTTCAGTCTCTTTATCCATCGATGATAATTGCTTACAATCTTTGCTTTTGTACATGCCTTGGAAAAATTGCAAGTTCTGAAGTAAATACTCTTGGGGTTAGCTCATATGCACCAGATCCAAATGTTTTGCGGGATTTAAAAGACCAACTGCTGCTTACATCAAATGGTGTTATGTATGTGCCTTCAAAG GTACGCAAAGGAGTTCTTCCTCGCTTACTGGAGGAAATATTATCAACCAGAATAATGGTGAAACAAGCAATGAAGAATTTGACTCCTTCACAGAAAGTTCTTCAGAGG ATATTCAATGCAAGACAGCTTGCTTTGAAGCTGATAGCAAATGTAACATATGGTTATACTGCTGCTGGATTTAGTGGTCGCATGCCTTGTGCGGAGCTTGCAGACAGTATTGTTCAATGTGGTCGTGGCACACTTGAAAAAGCTATTTCCTACGTACATGCACATGAGAAATGGAAGGCTAATGTCATATATGGTGACACTGACAG CATGTTTGTCCTCCTTAAGGGGCGCACTGTCGAGGAATCATTCAAAATAGGGCATGAGATTGCAACTGCAATAACTGCAATGAACCCATATCCAGTTACACTGAAAATGGAGAAAGTCTATCACCCATGTTTTCTCCTTACTAAGAAGCGCTATGTTGGCTATAGTTATGAGAGCCCCGGCCAAGTCAAACCTATTTTTGATGCTAAAGGCATTGAGACAGTTCGCAGAGATACTTGTGGTGCTGTTGCGAAGACATTGGAACAGTCATTGAAACTCTTTTTTGAGCATCAAGATATATCAAAG GTTAGAGCATATTTGCATCGTCAATGGACAAGGATTTTGTCTGGTAGGGTTTCGCTTCAGGATTTTGTTTTTGCAAAAGAAGTTCGCTTGGGAACCTATAGTACAAAAGTAAGTTCTCTACCACCAGCAGCAATTGTGGCAGCTAAAGCAATGAGAGCAGATCCCAGAGCAGAACCACGATATGCAGAGCGAGTACCCTATGTTGTTATCCACGGGGAGCCTGGGGCTCGCCTGGTTGACATGGTGGTTGATCCATTGGAAATTTTGGCTGTTAACTCCCCATACAGATTAAATGATTTGTATTACATCAACAAACAGATAATCCCAGCATTGCAGAGAGTTTTTGGGCTTGTTGGTGGTGACTTGAACCGATGGTTCTCAGAAATGCCCCGCCCTGCCAGGGAAGCTTTTGGTAAATGTGGTGTACATGCTCTAAATCCACAGCGAACAAGAATTGATTACTATTATCTTTCAAAACATTGTATACTCTGCGGTGAATTGGTTCAAGCATCAACCCATCTGTGTAGTAAATGTTCTGAAAACAAAACTGCAGTTGTAGCTGCTATAACTGGGAGGACATCGAAACTAGAGAGAGAAATGCAGCACCTTGTTGCT ATATGCCGACACTGTGGAGGAGGGGACTGGCTTGTGGAGAGTGGGGTAAAGTGCAATTCACTAGCGTGCTCGGTTTTCTATGAGAGGCGTAAAGTTCAGAAGGAACTTCAAGGTCTGTCTGCCGTTGCCACTGATAAAGGTTTCTATCCCAAGTGTATGGTGGAGTGGTTTTAA